A stretch of the Ischnura elegans chromosome 5, ioIscEleg1.1, whole genome shotgun sequence genome encodes the following:
- the LOC124158890 gene encoding tetratricopeptide repeat protein 36 isoform X2 codes for MKNSPKGMASKNDLAILNAIFDPLQAQDGRFGDEDVPSVDDDNEIETDIIREAKRIEVEGVKTAEQGQLQDAINIFTKAIDTAPNRPSGYNNRAQALRLFGKEAGQKLYRSAFALSAACTAATRNSAVLPSEFGVGRPIATGAVPCPSSRSPVLQ; via the exons atgaaaaattctcccAAAGGTATGGCTAGTAAAAACGATTTGGCTATCCTGAACGCTATATTCGATCCTTTACAAGCTCAGGATGGTCGTTTTGGAGATGAAGACGTCCCGAGTGTTGATGACG ATAATGAAATTGAAACTGACATAATTAGGGAGGCAAAACGGATAGAAGTTGAAGGAGTTAAAACGGCTGAACAGGGACAGCTACAAgatgccataaatatttttaccaaggCAATTGACACCGCTCCGAATCGGCCGTCTGGGTACAACAACCGAGCTCAGGCCCTGAGATTATTCGGAAAAGAAGCAGGTCAGAAGCTTTATCGTTCG GCTTTTGCACTTTCTGCGGCATGTACAGCCGCTACCAGGAATTCAGCTGTGCTGCCTTCTGAATTTGGAGTTGGGAGGCCAATTGCTAcaggggccgtcccttgcccttcttcccgttcacctgtccttcaatga